The region TGGCCAGCTCTTCTGTCGAGCGGGAGACTTCCTGGACCTGACCCGCTACACTTGCGACATCCTGTTCAATCTGCTGGAAGGCTTTTGCTCCTTCGCCGATTACCTTGCCGCTTTTTTCCACCAGGCGGGAATTGTTTTCCATCGACTGGACAGCCTTGCCGGTTTCCCCCTGGATCTGGTGAATCAAGGAGGCGATTTCCTTGGCTGCCTGGCTGGACTGTTCGGCCAGTTTGCGCACTTCTTCAGCCACTACCGCAAACCCCCGGCCCTGGTCTCCGGCCCGGGCCGCTTCGATGGCAGCGTTTAAGGCCAACAGGTTTGTCTGATCGGCAATGCTTGAGATCACGTCCACAATCTGGCCGATAGCCTGGGAGCGGCGGCCCAATTCCCTGACCGTGCCGGCTACCTCGTTAGTGGAGGCGTTGATGCGGTCCATCTCCTCCATTGCCTTGGCCATAGCCTGATTGCCATCTTTGGCTCGCTGGCTGGTGTGCTGGGCGGAGGTGGCCACTTCCTGGGCGGTGTGGCCGCAATCTGTTCTGTGGCTGCAGATACCTGCTCAATGGTGGCCATGGTTGCCTGCACCTTGTCATTTTGCCGGTCAGCTCCGCTGGCCAGTTCCTGGGCGGCATGGGTGATCTGGGTGGCCGCCTGGGAGCTTTGCTGGGTGCTGGCAGTGAGTTCCTCGGCGGAAGCGGCCACATTGGAGGCTGTATCATGGACCTGCTGCACCACCAGGCGCAGGTCCTGCACCATCTTGTGCAAGGACGCCGACAGGGTGCCGATCTCATCCCTGCTCCGGATAGTCCACTCAACCCTTAAGTCCCCTTCGGCCACCTGACCGGCGGCGTGTTCCAGGGTCTTTAAGGGTCGGCTCATCATCCGGCCCAGGTAGAAGGCAAACCCCAGGGCGATAAATATGGCGATGGCTAAAGTGATGGCAAATTCCATTGCGGTTTGGGTGAAGGCCCTCTGTCCTGCTTTCATGGTGTCTTCAGCAAGTTTTTGGTTTAAGTCCATCAATCCTCCGATGGCGGTGAGAGATTTGTTTCTGATGGGGATGGTTATAGTGTAAAGAGCTCGGGCGTCTTCCTTGAGGTTAATCTGGCTTAACTCCACAACCTGGGCCCGCAGCGGCCGGTACTCGGCCAGGGCGGCTTCGAATTGGGCCAGCAGCTGGTCTTCTGCTGCTGTTAAGCCAGTATTTCGCAAGGTCGCAATTGCCTGGTTGATCTCCTCAACCCGCCGGCGGATGCGCTCCTCCAGTTCCCGCATTTCCGCCAGGTCGCCGGCGGCCAGGTGGTCAGCCACATCATTGCTGTTTGAAGTGGTTAGGTAGCGGATATTTGCCAGCAGTCTGAGGGGGACTAGTTTGTCATGGTACACCTGTTGCGTCTTGTGGTTCAGCTCGTTCATGGTACGAATGGCCTGCAGCCCTATGCCGACCAAAAAGATGAGCAAGAGGACTGTCAAAACCAGGACCTTGCCAAAGATCTTTAAATTGGAAAACCATTTTGCCAAAATAAATTCCCCTTTCTAATAAAATAATAAGTAAACCGGAACGCAAATGAGCCAGCATTTGCCCCGCCATTTCTTCCGGTCTTAGCCATTTCTCCCGGTAGCTTCCTTTCGAGAAAATTCGGCAAATTCCTGCTTATATTGGCAATATTCAGCAAAAAATTATCTTATTCTTCCTTAGAATCCATAAAGAAGTGTAAAAAGGAAAACATTCAATAATGTCGAATAGGCGAGTAATTAATGATATTTTTTCCACCGGCAACAAACCGGCTAGAAAACACCGGTTCAAATTGAGATGTC is a window of Syntrophomonadaceae bacterium DNA encoding:
- a CDS encoding methyl-accepting chemotaxis protein, whose translation is MAKWFSNLKIFGKVLVLTVLLLIFLVGIGLQAIRTMNELNHKTQQVYHDKLVPLRLLANIRYLTTSNSNDVADHLAAGDLAEMRELEERIRRRVEEINQAIATLRNTGLTAAEDQLLAQFEAALAEYRPLRAQVVELSQINLKEDARALYTITIPIRNKSLTAIGGLMDLNQKLAEDTMKAGQRAFTQTAMEFAITLAIAIFIALGFAFYLGRMMSRPLKTLEHAAGQVAEGDLRVEWTIRSRDEIGTLSASLHKMVQDLRLVVQQVHDTASNVAASAEELTASTQQSSQAATQITHAAQELASGADRQNDKVQATMATIEQVSAATEQIAATPPRKWPPPPSTPASEPKMAIRLWPRQWRRWTASTPPLTR